A window of the Zerene cesonia ecotype Mississippi chromosome 12, Zerene_cesonia_1.1, whole genome shotgun sequence genome harbors these coding sequences:
- the LOC119830938 gene encoding uncharacterized protein LOC119830938 has protein sequence MPNDCSCRIVISEVLCYIQCKIDVIDEVSLLQICEGQFTEEEIDNARAILADISLTRRGLRKGDNKNKRNLQDIVKILKESDPATLPVFVARNVNRLPPVTFDHVDVTSLLKDIVLLKKEIIHIKSDCAKQSDVDSLRKEINQHIQRSNLPTNTVSGERSEGDVHHSSVALTQRAAVPAQLSQKRSATRNDVCMTRERLPGQTADSLLAPNCIASQQKGFSGESSDRDFVPVTYKKKKNRNKEGCAVVHNQDFIIQAAPRTFCLYVSRLDISSTTDKLADYIKYKGESAVSIERIEPYKQTSFASFKRYKKPGFYLMS, from the exons ATGCCTAACGATTGCAGTTGCCGAATTGTAATAAGTGAAGTCTTATGCTATATCCAGTGTAAGATTGATGTAATTGATGAAGTCAGTTTACTTCAAATTTGCGAGGGCCAGTTTACGGAAGAAGAAATCGACAACGCAAGGGCGATTTTAGCAGATATTTCGCTTACTCGTCGGGGACTGCGGAAAGgtgataacaaaaataaaagaaacctGCAAGATATAGTAAAAATCCTCAAAGAGTCTGATCCAGCCACTTTGCCTGTATTTGTTGCCCGTAATGTCAATAGACTTCCTCCCGTTACCTTTGATCACGTAGACGTAACGAGTCTTTTAAAGGACATTGTCCTtctaaaaaaggaaataattcaCATCAAAAGTGACTGTGCGAAACAATCGGACGTCGATTCACTgcgtaaagaaataaatcaacacATTCAACGCTCGAATCTCCCAACTAACACTGTGAGCGGGGAGCGGTCGGAGGGGGACGTGCATCACTCGTCTGTGGCGCTGACGCAACGCGCCGCTGTACCTGCTCAGCTCAGTCAGAAAAGGAGTGCAACGCGTAACGACGTGTGTATGACTAGGGAGCGTTTACCGGGACAAACAGCTGATTCGCTACTTGCGCCTAACTGTATAGCTAGTCAACAGAAGGGTTTTTCGGGAGAAAGCTCAGATAGAGATTTTGTACCGGtcacatataaaaagaaaaagaatagGAACAAGGAGGGTTGTGCAGTAGTTCATAATCAAGATTTTATTATCCAAGCTGCACCGAGAAccttttgtttatatgtttctcGCTTAGACATATCATCTACTACCGATAAGCTCGCAgactacattaaatataaaggtgAAAGCGCGGTGTCTATTGAACGTATTGAACCATATAAACAAACTTCCTTTGCTTCCTTTAAG CGTTACAAGAAACCTGGCTTCTACCTCATGAGCTAG